Proteins from one Suncus etruscus isolate mSunEtr1 chromosome 3, mSunEtr1.pri.cur, whole genome shotgun sequence genomic window:
- the LOC126004088 gene encoding peroxiredoxin-1, whose translation MSSGNAKIGHPAPNFKATAVMPDGQFKDVSLSDYRGKYIVFFFYPLDFTFVCPTEIIAFSDRAEEFKKLNCQVIGASVDSHFCHLAWVNTPRKQGGLGPMNIPLVSDPKRSIAQDYGVLKADEGISFRGLFIIDDKGILRQITVNDLPVGRSVDETLRLVQAFQFTDKHGEVCPAGWKPGSDTIKPDVQRSKEYFAKQK comes from the coding sequence ATGTCTTCAGGAAATGCCAAAATTGGGCACCCTGCCCCCAACTTCAAAGCCACAGCTGTTATGCCAGACGGTCAATTCAAAGATGTTAGCCTGTCTGACTACAGAGGAAAATACATTGTGTTCTTCTTTTACCCTCTTGACTTCACCTTTGTGTGCCCCACGGAGATCATCGCTTTCAGTGATCGGGCAGAAGAATTCAAGAAGCTCAACTGCCAAGTGATTGGTGCCTCTGTGGATTCCCACTTTTGTCATTTGGCATGGGTCAACACACCCAGGAAGCAAGGTGGACTGGGACCCATGAACATTCCCTTGGTGTCGGACCCCAAGCGATCCATCGCTCAGGATTATGGCGTCTTAAAGGCTGATGAAGGCATCTCTTTCAGGGGCCTTTTTATCATTGATGATAAGGGTATCCTTCGCCAAATCACTGTAAATGACCTCCCTGTTGGCCGCTCTGTGGATGAGACTCTGAGATTAGTTCAGGCCTTCCAGTTCACTGATAAACATGGTGAAGTTTGCCCAGCTGGCTGGAAGCCTGGTAGCGATACCATCAAGCCTGATGTCCAGAGGAGCAAAGAATATTTTGCTAAGCAGAAGTGA